Proteins encoded in a region of the Pseudochaenichthys georgianus unplaced genomic scaffold, fPseGeo1.2 scaffold_1189_arrow_ctg1, whole genome shotgun sequence genome:
- the LOC117440770 gene encoding uncharacterized protein, translating into MAAHVLALLLLLGGSVLLALYPPGSDPDSDARGMAELRRVQSLATQPRYGGCWARALGNLDTRCTDMTSESQSRIALSFTFCHLSSSGRDFPSCPEGSEVSSCTGAMDAVAFNAYTEFFTHTHSICQHLQSEAWQSRAENTMFR; encoded by the exons ATGGCAGCTCATGTGCtcgcgctgctgctgctgctgggcggCTCGGTGCTCCTCGCGCTCTACCCCCCCGGATCCGATCCGGACTCTGATGCGCGAGGCATGGCGGAGCTGCGGCGCGTGCAGAGCCTCGCGACTCAGCCCAGGTACGGAGGGTGCTGGGCGCGAGCTCTGGGCAACCTGGACACGCGCTGCACGGACATGACGTCAGAGAGCCAGAGCCGCATCGCGCTGAGCTTCACCTTCTGTCACCTGAGCAG CTCGGGCAGGGATTTCCCATCATGCCCCGAGGGGTCGGAGGTCAGCAGCTGTACAGGAGCGATGGACGCCGTGGCCTTCAACGCCTACACTGagttcttcacacacacacactccatctgTCAACACCTGCAGTCTGAAGCCTGGCAGAGCCGGGCGGAAAACACCATGTTCAGGTGA